A single genomic interval of Streptomyces graminofaciens harbors:
- a CDS encoding glycosyltransferase family 39 protein, giving the protein MTSATEPHPHTADSPEATVTSAAPPPATPVQPPESAPRWSLPALIGIMILAAVLYSWNLSSSSLNSFYSAAVLSGTQSWKAWFFGSLDAGNFLTVDKPPFVLMVMGLSCRVFGFGTWQMMAPLIASALGTIWILHSSVKWVWGHGAAAIAALVLALTPITVAINRDNNPDTLLVFLMVAGAALALRAVHDGKLLPLLGSAVYFGLAFNTKMLQGYIALPAVFAVYLYAANVGLVKRIVNLLLAGLALAAASFWWAAAVSLVPADERPYIGGSTDGTAWDLIMGYNGLGRILGGEGNGGGGGGGGGGFSGTAGLGRMFNDVLGGQISWLLPFAAIALAGGLLLRGRAPRTDPARAALVLWGGWTVLHYLTFSLAEGTMHPYYTTALAPGVAALCAGGGVMLLRAFRADKRWLWVLPGAFAVTGVWAVVLLRRATDWNVWLWPTIAVVMAASIVGLIVFRSGGSGRSVRLLAASLAAAIVASVAGPAAYAATELSGTGGGMGGTNPTAGPSTGGGMGGPGGGGGGRGGFPGGGGGGGQGGGPGGQQGTQQGGQQGGTGSQSGQADGQQQGGGQMGTPPSGAPGGTQQGGQAQQGGSPGGGGGGMGGGGGMGGGGGMGGGADSELISYLKKNQDGATWLLAVSSSQSASQLILNSGEPVISMWGWSGSDRAMTLTKLKELVKKGELHYVQLGGGMGGGPGGGSGLSSEVTAWVQENGTAVEASEYGAGSSADSDSSAGSGNSTGSGNSDSSTASIYRLDPADVG; this is encoded by the coding sequence GTGACATCTGCCACCGAACCGCACCCCCACACCGCCGACAGTCCCGAAGCCACGGTGACCTCGGCGGCCCCACCGCCCGCCACGCCCGTACAACCGCCGGAAAGCGCGCCGCGCTGGTCGCTGCCCGCCCTGATCGGGATCATGATCCTGGCCGCGGTTCTGTACTCCTGGAACCTCTCCTCCTCCAGTCTCAACAGCTTCTACAGCGCGGCCGTGCTCAGCGGTACGCAGAGCTGGAAGGCGTGGTTCTTCGGTTCGCTGGACGCGGGCAACTTCCTCACCGTCGACAAGCCGCCCTTCGTACTGATGGTGATGGGCCTGTCCTGCCGCGTCTTCGGCTTCGGGACGTGGCAGATGATGGCCCCGCTGATCGCCTCCGCGCTCGGCACGATCTGGATCCTCCATTCGTCCGTGAAGTGGGTGTGGGGGCACGGGGCCGCCGCGATCGCCGCGCTCGTCCTCGCCCTGACCCCGATCACGGTCGCCATCAACCGCGACAACAACCCCGACACCCTCCTCGTCTTCCTGATGGTGGCCGGTGCCGCCCTCGCCCTGCGGGCCGTGCACGACGGCAAGCTGCTGCCGCTGCTCGGCTCGGCGGTCTACTTCGGGCTCGCCTTCAACACGAAGATGCTCCAGGGCTACATCGCCCTGCCCGCCGTCTTCGCCGTGTACCTGTACGCGGCCAACGTCGGCCTCGTGAAGCGGATCGTGAACCTTCTGCTCGCGGGCCTCGCCCTCGCCGCCGCCAGCTTCTGGTGGGCGGCGGCCGTCTCCCTCGTACCCGCCGACGAGCGGCCGTACATCGGCGGCTCCACGGACGGCACCGCCTGGGACCTGATCATGGGCTACAACGGCCTCGGCCGGATCCTCGGCGGCGAGGGCAACGGCGGAGGCGGGGGCGGTGGAGGCGGCGGCTTCTCCGGCACCGCGGGCCTCGGCCGGATGTTCAACGACGTCCTCGGCGGCCAGATCTCCTGGCTGCTCCCCTTCGCGGCCATCGCGCTCGCCGGCGGGCTGCTGCTGCGCGGCCGTGCCCCGCGTACGGACCCGGCGCGGGCCGCGCTCGTGCTGTGGGGCGGCTGGACGGTCCTGCACTACCTGACCTTCAGCCTCGCCGAGGGCACCATGCACCCGTACTACACGACCGCGCTCGCCCCGGGCGTCGCGGCGCTGTGCGCGGGCGGCGGGGTCATGCTGCTGCGCGCCTTCCGCGCCGACAAGCGCTGGCTGTGGGTGCTGCCGGGCGCGTTCGCGGTCACGGGTGTGTGGGCCGTCGTCCTGCTGCGCCGGGCGACGGACTGGAACGTCTGGCTGTGGCCGACGATCGCCGTCGTCATGGCCGCCTCGATCGTGGGCCTGATCGTCTTCCGCTCCGGCGGGTCCGGGCGGAGCGTACGGCTGCTCGCGGCCTCCCTCGCCGCCGCGATCGTCGCGTCGGTGGCGGGACCGGCCGCGTACGCCGCGACCGAGCTGTCCGGGACGGGGGGTGGCATGGGCGGTACGAACCCCACGGCCGGGCCTTCGACGGGCGGTGGCATGGGCGGTCCCGGTGGTGGGGGTGGCGGCCGCGGTGGCTTCCCCGGAGGCGGTGGCGGTGGCGGCCAGGGCGGCGGGCCCGGCGGCCAGCAGGGCACTCAGCAAGGCGGTCAGCAAGGCGGTACGGGCAGCCAGAGCGGGCAGGCCGACGGTCAGCAGCAGGGTGGCGGGCAGATGGGTACGCCTCCGAGCGGCGCGCCGGGCGGTACCCAGCAGGGCGGCCAGGCCCAGCAGGGCGGCAGCCCCGGTGGCGGCGGCGGTGGCATGGGAGGTGGCGGCGGCATGGGCGGTGGCGGCGGCATGGGCGGTGGTGCCGACAGCGAGCTGATCTCCTATCTGAAGAAGAACCAGGACGGCGCCACGTGGCTGCTGGCGGTGTCCAGTTCGCAGAGCGCTTCCCAGCTCATCCTGAACAGCGGCGAGCCCGTGATCTCCATGTGGGGCTGGTCCGGCAGCGACCGGGCCATGACCCTCACCAAGCTCAAGGAACTGGTGAAGAAGGGCGAGCTGCACTACGTCCAGCTCGGCGGCGGCATGGGCGGCGGTCCCGGCGGGGGCTCCGGCCTCAGCTCGGAGGTCACGGCCTGGGTGCAGGAGAACGGCACGGCGGTGGAGGCGAGCGAGTACGGCGCCGGTTCGTCCGCCGACTCCGACAGCTCCGCCGGTTCCGGCAACTCCACCGGTTCCGGCAACTCCGACAGCTCGACCGCGTCGATCTACCGGCTGGACCCGGCCGACGTCGGCTGA
- a CDS encoding endonuclease I family protein — protein MPAARIRSWKTVALATSAVLVGIVVPAATATPASATTTAYDTTYYANAIGKTGTSLKSSLHTIISDQTTISYSAVWNALKVTDQDPNNSSNVKLLYSGISRSKSLNGGNSGNWNREHVWAQSHGDFGTSAGPGTDLHHLRAEDVSVNSTRGNLDFDNGGSSFTNSGGSLVDSNSFEPRDAVKGDVARMILYMAVRYEGDDSWPNLEPNDSVNNGGTRFHGRLSVLKAWNDEDPPDSWEERRNDLIYNDYQGNRNPFIDHPEWVEAIW, from the coding sequence ATGCCCGCTGCGCGGATACGCAGTTGGAAGACGGTCGCTCTCGCGACGTCGGCTGTGCTCGTCGGCATCGTTGTGCCGGCCGCCACCGCCACCCCCGCCTCGGCGACGACGACCGCGTACGACACCACGTACTACGCGAACGCCATCGGCAAGACCGGCACGTCGCTCAAGTCCTCGCTGCACACGATCATCAGCGACCAGACCACGATCTCCTACTCGGCGGTCTGGAACGCGCTGAAGGTCACCGACCAGGACCCCAACAACAGCAGCAACGTGAAGCTGCTGTACAGCGGCATCTCCCGCAGCAAGTCCCTCAACGGCGGCAACTCCGGCAACTGGAACCGCGAGCACGTGTGGGCCCAGTCCCACGGTGACTTCGGCACCTCCGCCGGTCCGGGCACCGACCTGCACCACCTGCGCGCCGAGGACGTGTCCGTCAACTCCACGCGCGGCAACCTGGACTTCGACAACGGCGGCAGCAGCTTCACCAACAGCGGTGGCAGCCTCGTCGACTCCAACTCGTTCGAGCCGCGCGACGCGGTCAAGGGCGACGTGGCCCGCATGATCCTCTACATGGCCGTCCGCTACGAGGGCGACGACAGCTGGCCCAACCTGGAGCCCAACGACTCCGTCAACAACGGCGGCACCCGCTTCCACGGCCGCCTCTCCGTACTGAAGGCCTGGAACGACGAGGACCCGCCGGACTCCTGGGAAGAGCGCCGCAACGACCTCATCTACAACGACTACCAGGGCAACCGGAACCCGTTCATCGACCACCCGGAGTGGGTCGAGGCGATCTGGTAA
- a CDS encoding DUF4180 domain-containing protein, translating into MTTLQTIHDVPVLMCDPEGDAIGSEGDALDLVGNAGYLGAQWVAIPVGRFDEAFFELRTRVAGDIIQKFVNYRVGIAVIGDISHHTAASSALRDFVRECNRGRQTWFLADVEELRERLKGQGLS; encoded by the coding sequence ATGACCACTCTGCAGACGATCCACGACGTGCCCGTTCTGATGTGCGACCCCGAGGGCGACGCGATCGGCAGTGAAGGCGACGCCCTGGACCTGGTGGGCAATGCCGGCTATCTGGGCGCCCAATGGGTCGCCATCCCCGTCGGACGGTTCGACGAGGCTTTCTTCGAACTCCGCACCCGCGTCGCCGGCGACATCATCCAGAAGTTCGTCAACTACCGTGTGGGAATCGCCGTCATCGGCGACATCTCCCATCACACGGCCGCCAGTTCGGCGCTGCGCGACTTCGTCCGCGAGTGCAACCGAGGACGGCAGACATGGTTCCTCGCCGATGTCGAGGAACTGCGGGAGCGATTGAAGGGTCAAGGCCTGTCCTAG
- a CDS encoding VOC family protein: protein MERVLGIGGYFMRAADPAALNAWYRDCLGLDADEHGLWRQGTGPTVFATFESETDYFGSRTQQTMLNFRVRDLDAMLAQLRAKGADVAGETQDMEGVGRFGWVTDPEGNRVELWQPV from the coding sequence ATGGAACGTGTGCTTGGAATCGGTGGATATTTCATGCGGGCTGCCGACCCGGCGGCCCTGAACGCGTGGTACCGCGACTGCCTGGGCCTGGACGCCGATGAGCACGGCCTGTGGCGTCAGGGAACCGGGCCGACGGTGTTCGCGACGTTCGAGTCCGAGACCGACTACTTCGGCTCCCGCACCCAGCAGACCATGCTCAACTTCCGGGTCCGCGACCTGGACGCGATGCTCGCGCAACTGCGCGCCAAGGGAGCGGACGTGGCCGGGGAAACGCAGGACATGGAGGGCGTCGGCCGATTCGGCTGGGTCACCGATCCGGAGGGCAATCGGGTCGAGCTGTGGCAGCCGGTGTGA
- a CDS encoding DUF397 domain-containing protein: MTEHTIPDASTLTGWRKSSHSSTNPDSCVEVLDDHPSGIPVRDSKNPHGPALLISRPGWASFIASLTPAATARPDCPPDR, encoded by the coding sequence ATGACTGAACACACCATCCCCGACGCATCCACCCTCACCGGCTGGCGAAAGTCCTCGCACAGCTCAACCAACCCCGACAGTTGCGTGGAAGTCCTCGACGACCACCCGTCAGGCATCCCCGTCCGCGACTCCAAGAACCCCCACGGCCCCGCCCTGCTCATCTCACGCCCCGGCTGGGCCTCGTTCATCGCGTCGCTCACACCGGCTGCCACAGCTCGACCCGATTGCCCTCCGGATCGGTGA
- a CDS encoding helix-turn-helix domain-containing protein — MGTIYGDWLKQQRETAGLTQQQLADMAVMTRSHVAHIEAGRRVPSKEDARRLDRALNTGDVLSSFLPQDDVAVTDYFESVRLLEQQAMTIREYASAFVPGVLQTKGYARAVLSATFPPVSEEECDRRVVTRLERAKILDDPVTPVFWAVLDEAVLRRSVGGRDVMAEQLMHMVRLTESGRVRIHVLPFGVGAYPLLQGMLTLMAFEDQPPVGYGEGVSMGKIHDTPAVVKRLEDVYALALSDAMPLRESIALLRATAKDYGRHD; from the coding sequence ATGGGCACGATCTACGGCGACTGGCTCAAACAACAGCGCGAGACGGCGGGGCTGACGCAGCAGCAACTGGCCGACATGGCGGTCATGACGCGCTCCCACGTGGCCCACATCGAGGCGGGCCGCCGAGTGCCGTCGAAGGAGGACGCGCGGCGGTTGGACAGGGCTCTGAACACGGGGGATGTGTTGAGCAGCTTTCTGCCGCAGGACGATGTGGCGGTTACGGATTACTTCGAGTCCGTGCGCCTACTCGAACAACAGGCCATGACGATCAGGGAGTACGCCAGCGCGTTCGTGCCAGGCGTTCTTCAGACGAAGGGGTACGCACGTGCGGTTCTGAGCGCGACCTTCCCTCCTGTGAGTGAAGAGGAATGTGACAGGCGCGTTGTCACACGCCTTGAGCGCGCGAAAATCCTGGACGATCCGGTGACACCCGTGTTTTGGGCGGTGCTGGACGAGGCAGTTCTGCGTCGCTCCGTCGGGGGGCGAGACGTCATGGCGGAGCAGCTCATGCACATGGTCCGCCTGACGGAGAGCGGCCGGGTACGTATCCACGTACTGCCGTTCGGAGTCGGCGCCTACCCGCTCCTACAAGGCATGTTGACGCTCATGGCGTTCGAGGATCAGCCGCCGGTGGGCTACGGCGAGGGCGTAAGCATGGGCAAAATCCACGACACACCCGCCGTCGTCAAGCGACTCGAAGACGTCTACGCTCTCGCATTGAGCGACGCGATGCCACTGAGGGAGTCAATCGCCCTGCTGCGGGCCACAGCAAAGGATTACGGACGCCATGACTGA